The proteins below are encoded in one region of Drosophila santomea strain STO CAGO 1482 chromosome 2R, Prin_Dsan_1.1, whole genome shotgun sequence:
- the LOC120444357 gene encoding accessory gland protein Acp36DE, with the protein MFALPRELDPKMWTLTWQQFIAIILLGSLVPSDSFLCTHCLRKNLEKIGQSIRDIIHPTFEHTSPQIEVQQPKVTQKPESSRVIHVHQPKVILKPIFFPNIDTISQKNEIGIRRQILPFPKFKSLELLEKEQKQAQVQNNNLNIRFDGQVLKEGTNIPNLETIPQYKIGEKYADSQSQSQTQSQSGSSQSQSQSQSQVQNIRLVENPPALESQTKELESKSQSESQSESESQKRSKEQSQRQQEIQTQLQILRLLLQKQSDEQSQLQSPSESKSNTQSQSQSQSQSQIQSQSQSQSQSQSQSQTQSQSQSQLGNQIQSQVQTLQGLLQEQLDDKSASQSQFESQLQSQLKRQIQLQLQKLRQGHVKLLDEQSASQSQLEEAQQILSNLQLLQLHSKLEPQIEQQILLQLRKLQQVQHNQLADQSALQPSLKPQSPSQLEQQILLQLKNLQQFQQKHINKPSASQIQIQLQQSQSNSLSQSQPQLQLKRDQNLRQSQLVKLPMLMEQVPIAGQRPQHTIYLIPGPADDRNERIEPENIIQRKHQNLLNLLQNRQPINNLQQLQIQSQSDDSSSQTKLLQDLHSIGSQSSDFQQNLEAQLGHRAGASGSQTDNSADFQRLKEQDQFQTEHIRKTSSSNSHSNSANSQSSSSQSSKSGSQQRQADNGNSSLLDQSSSKSQSQSQSQSSSHSSSHSSSQSSSNLSSNVHSKLLGGSLVSLNSLAG; encoded by the exons ATGTTCGCATTACCGAGAGAACTTGACCCAAAAATGTGGACTTTGACGTGGCAACAGTTTATCGCAATAATCCTTCTCGGCAGTTTGGTGCCCAGTGATTCTTTTTTGTGCACACATTGTCTCAGGAAAAATCTTGAAAAAATTGGCCAATCTATAAGGGACATCATTCATCCGACATTTGAACACACATCCCCACAGATTGAAGTTCAGCAACCGAAAGTGACCCAAAAACCCGAG TCTTCCCGAGTGATTCACGTGCATCAACCGAAGGTGATACTTAAGCCCATATTCTTTCCAAACATCGATACTATATCTCAGAAAAATGAGATAGGAATACGCAGGCAGATATTGCCGTTTCCTAAGTTTAAATCCCTGGAGCTCTTAGAGAAAGAACAGAAACAAGCACAAGTTCAAAACAATAACTTGAATATTAGATTTGATGGGCAAGTACTAAAAGAAGGAACAAATATTCCAAATTTGGAAACGATTCCTCAGTATAAAATCGGTGAAAAATATGCAGATTCTCAGTCTCAGTCCCAGACCCAGTCACAATCTGGATCTTCACAGTCTCAATCTCAATCCCAGTCACAGGTGCAAAATATTCGACTGGTCGAAAACCCACCTGCATTAGAATCGCAGACAAAGGAATTAGAATCAAAGTCGCAGTCCGAGTCAcagtccgagtccgagtcaCAAAAGCGTTCAAAAGAGCAGTCACAGCGACAACAAGAGATACAGACGCAGTTGCAAATACTGCGACTGTTGCTACAAAAACAGTCAGATGAGCAATCTCAGCTTCAATCACCATCAGAATCCAAATCTAACACACAGTcgcaatcacaatcacaatccCAGTCACAAAtacagtcacagtcacagtcacaaTCCCAGTCACAATCACAGTCGCAAACACAGTCACAATCGCAGTCACAGCTAGGTAATCAAATCCAGTCACAGGTTCAAACTCTTCAAGGGTTGCTACAAGAACAGTTAGATGACAAATCTGCCTCACAGTCGCAATTTGAATCGCAGTTGCAGTCACAGCTAAAGCGACAAATACAGTTGCAATTACAGAAACTTCGACAAGGGCATGTAAAACTATTAGATGAGCAATCTGCCTCTCAGTCACAGTTAGAGGAAGCGCAACAGATCCTGTCAAATTTGCAACTTCTCCAGCTGCACTCCAAATTAGAGCCGCAGATAGAACAACAAATACTCTTGCAATTGCGAAAACTTCAACAAGTGCAACACAACCAGTTGGCTGACCAATCTGCCTTACAGCCCAGTTTAAAGCCACAGTCGCCGTCGCAGCTAGAACAACAAATCCTGTTACAGCTGAAAAACCTTCAACAGTTTCAACAGAAACATATAAATAAGCCATCTGCTTCGCAAATCCAGATACAGTTGCAGCAGTCACAATCCAACTCACTGTCACAGTCGCAGCCGCAGTTACAGTTGAAGCGGGATCAAAATCTTCGTCAATCGCAACTGGTAAAACTACCCATGTTAATGGAACAAGTGCCAATAGCCGGTCAACGTCCCCAGCAcactatttatttaataccTGGACCTGCAGATGATCGAAACGAGCGAATTGAGCCAGAAAACATCATTCAAAGAAAACAtcaaaatttattaaacctTTTGCAGAATAGGCAACCAATCAACAATCTACagcagctacaaattcagtCACAATCCGATGACTCCAGTTCTCAGACCAAATTATTGCAGGACTTACATTCTATTGGATCTCAAAGCTCCGATTTTCAACAGAATTTGGAGGCACAGCTGGGTCATCGAGCTGGAGCCTCTGGCTCGCAGACTGATAATAGCGCCGATTTTCAACGATTGAAGGAGCAGGATCAATTCCAGACGGAGCATATACGGAAAACTTCTTCCTCGAACTCACACAGCAACTCAGCAAATTCGCAGAGTTCGTCATCACAGTCATCAAAATCTGGATCACAACAACGGCAGGCAGACAACGGAAATTCTTCGCTACTGGATCAATCGAGCTCTAAGTCTCAGTCGCAGTCCCAGTCGCAGTCTTCGTCTCATTCATCGTCTCATTCATCGTCGCAGTCGTCGTCGAATTTATCTTCAAATGTTCATTCGAAACTACTTGGAGGAAGTCTTGTGTCGCTGAATAGTTTGGCAGGTTAA